The sequence AATGTcatgaaatacaattttaattaaaaaatgtatcTATGGTTATACAATATTGAGCAGACATAAAATGTGCAGGATACTAAGGGTCCATTAGAGGCCAGTGTCCTATTCCATTCAACATATAACACTACGTTGACACACAAGTCTGAAAATATGAAAAGGAAACATGTGGTAGAGTTGTGATTAAGGAAAATGTTCAACTCTTTTGTTTCATATACTCCCAATTTCATTAAAAGTTTGAGGTGTAAAAGGTATGCTCATTTAGGTAATCTGTTATATCCCTTCTTAAAAAGAGTTATATTTGCGCCAAGAAATATGTGTAATCTTTGAATCATAGCTATTTGTTAATGTAACACATCGGTCTTCAGTCGGAATATATTAACGATTTAGAGTATACAAATAAGAGGGGTAACAATTAAATTTCATAATACTTAACTTGCATCAGATCAAGTTCTTAaaacaaggggaggtaattccaTGTCATGACGGCGTGTAATCAAATGGATGATTGTATATTTTTGAGAGCCGAGTCAGGTGTCTTACCTTTTTGATAGCGTACTTGGGGTCGTCATGCAGGACCATGATAATCCGGCTACCTAGGTCTGGATATTCTTGGACTACCCTCTCCTTCTTCCATCCCTAAAAATGCAATTAAATACAAGATCAGTACCTATTACTGTTTGTTGTGAAATTCAAGAGTTTCATTGTCACTTCtacacatttttaaaataattaataagtAGGAATTGACTTTTTTAGTGTTATAAGCTATGATTTACTATTTGGATTAAGTTTTTACCAGAGCATGAAAAACGTCTTATACAGTTAAGGCTTTAATATCTTTTACTGGAATTTCAAACCTtattttttggtaaaaaaaaaaaaaaaaaaacatgtttgaacAACACGAGTCTATTTTATAAGTTTTTACAGTTTGAATGCAATTCATAAGCATGTCACTTTTACCAACAATTCTTTGTTAAAAAATGTTGAATGAAGGGACTTACAGGGAAGCGGAGTGCTGTTAGAAGACTCTGGTGGAATTTGTTGTGAGTGGTATCGTCCGTCGGATCGCCTGGAGTGTACACCATACTGCAGACATCACATTGGATCGCACCAAACTTCTTCTGGCCGGCATCCTATTCAAACCAATACAACCTCCTTATTTTTCAATGACAAATGGACCAGTATTAAATTACAAATTCTGTTTTCTACACTTCCCTATTTACCTGTCATACATTCATGAAAATTTGCAGAGTTTTTTTTCAATCTCTCATGGAATATAATAACTGTGTAAGCTTAATTTAAAATCACATTTCACATGTCCTGAAAACATCTCACAGATTCCTAAGATTTAGCAATTACAAACACCAGATTGATAATTCAACCAGCTTTAATTATAACTTAACCTTACCAGTATCATCTGTTCCTGGGTATCTTTGTCAGGACGTAAACGATGTCGTGGCGACACTCTCGGTGACGAACGCAAGTTGGACTTACTGGCAAAAAAttaagagattttttttctatcaagtacagatttatagtaAAGTCTGATTTAATATGATATTCTGACTTGAATGTCCAACAAAATCAAGAATACATGAAAAAACACAATGATGTTTGGTATCAATAGAATTGATAGTAAGTGCTGTATTATCCAAAATGTACTATTATTCAAAACTAGAATTTCTGGTGACATTGGCGCTTCTAAAGATTCAAAAATTGTACCAATTTTAGTAAAAACAAACCTCCGGCTTAGCAATGGCGATGACCTTGGTGAATTTTGAGAGGAATTAAAAATGGGGAAGAATGTCTTTCCCGTAACTGGATCCTTTCCTCTGTTGCGTAGACTTGGACCAGAGACTACGGATGTGAGGTCAGTCATACTGCTGGCGAGTGAAGAACAGTTTGAAGCAGAGTTGTCGTTATCTTTTGTCACATCTGAGCACACGTCAGAGCTATCTGGAAACAGGTCCTCTGAGGCCCCAAACTGTTCTGGCTGGACAGATGTCAGACATTCTGGTTCTGCAGTCGACACTTCCGACATAGTACTGTGACAGGCAGAATCCGTTGTTGGTGTGTCTATATTTATCGAAGTTTCTGAGAGTTTGCCTTCAACAGATTTACTAATTTTGGATTCCTTTACCAGTTTCTTGGATTTCTTCTTTTTCATCAGTCCAGCACTTTTTGAATTCCTTGAAGGAACAAATTTCAAGTTGAAACCTTTCCGAATAATGACACTGCTACCAACCACCTTGCTAGCAGAAGCTGGACTTTTGTGTTTGAAAAATTTCCTGCCATTTTGAGGTGTATTACATGTGTTGGATGTTTCATTGACAGCAAGAGATTTCACAGTTGTAGTTTTTGCTTGTGTTTTCTGGAAGATTTTCCCATTGGTATTTGATGTTTTTCTGTAACAAAAAATCAGTACaatatattttgcttttaaatgaaatgtaaGAAGTTAAAGTAACATAGATTTCATGAGAGATAATTAGAGGATTATCGCCCTTAGACTGAGCGATCAGTTAATTCCGGAATTTATTAGTGTGCCGTTTTGGTTACTAAGAGATGTGAGATAACATCTGGCTTATTCAGCGAGACTCGTAGGTATGTTGTATTGTTATGCGACAATATAGACGTATATAGAGACGTTTTAACTCTTAATTATGTAAATGTCCATTGCATGTCAACATTAATAATTTGtacttgtgtttatttacagaTGACTCTGGTCATTGTTACATGATAAATTAATAAAACGTCACACGTCAGACAAATAGAACTTGATCTTATTtaataatgtttataaatatctttttgCATGAAAGCTGAAAAGTGATATGCAAAtctgttattgtttatttacatcATTGGCAGCATGTTAAAAGTTCCTAGAAAATGTGTACAACTTTTAACAATCTGTCAGCTGTCAGCTTAACACTCTAATAACCCATTTTCAAATGCTGTTGTCTAGACTGCCGTTTGCAGTCTGACAAaggaaacaaatattttcaaaatctcaCTTTTCATTTGCCGTATGttttaaagattaaataatatGGTGTCTGACCTGGTCCTCAATACAGCCATAGAGACATCAGAATGGGGACTGCTGTCCTCGTTACTAGATTTGAAAGTCATCACATCATCTTCAGAGACTGAATTATCCTCCGAGAGTTTTGACCGAACCTTTTGAGCTGCCTTTCTTCTACCTGGTGAATTAGGGAAGTTTTTCTTCTGTCTACCACCATAGAAGGATTTGGTGGTAAAAGATTCCTCGGTTGGTTCAGACTCATTGTCTGATGTTTCATCAGTGATCGAAGGTGAATCATCAATTGCTGTTGCTCTTCGTTTTCTGGGAGGTGTATTTTCTAGCTGACAAAAATTCAGACTTGCTCTACAAGGTAACATACAAAGCAGTAAACAGTTATTTGTCAAATtgcaaatgataaaaaaaaattattaagcTTTTAAAGATCGTGAAAAGTACTTCAGAATTTTCAAAGTGGTAAAGGATTCAACATAACATCAGCAACCAGACAGACttcataaaataatttctgCAACAAATTTTCACAACAGATAATGACAAAGTGACAGGACAATAAATTGAAGATGACACgctatatacaaaatttgcataAAAACCTGGTCATTATCAATCATGTCAATTCTAATGCTTCTGATAGAGCCTGTGACCTGACCTAGTGTTTACTAGTTTTACACTCAAATGATCATGATCTGGACAAAGAAGAGTTCTCTCTAATCaataacattaatattgtgGCTAGTGTTTAGCACTATTTATCAAGGATACATACTCCTTTTCCAGAAAAGAAACTGTCCTACATGGGCACCAATGTAACTGAGAgaattattttatctatttcaatgCATCTGCTAGGGATTGAACCTTGGGCCTCTGACTTATcagtcttatatatatattcagcagattgagctaaagagaagttTTCTAGTCTAGTCGATCAGTATATTGTATCTAGTATTTACAAGGGTAACAAggatcataaaaaaaatttcttttaaacatttcgttttaaaacatcaacagaaaATTCTGTATTAATTTATCAATCAACCTTGCAGATTTCTTGTCGGGGGAAGATTGCCAGCGCCGCTTTCTGGTCCTTGTAGCCATGCTTAGAGTGACCATCTAGACAAAGCAGTCCACTGAAACAAAATTAATCGCACACTCGTAGATTATGATATACTGTAGAAATGCAAACATAAAAAGGTGCAAGTTTTAGATACAGGACTAATTATAATTACCTTGAACTTAATTTTGTTGAGCTCACATGAATTAGTTCGCATAAACAGTACACAATTGTTTTGCTGTATCACAGGGGCTCGGGATTTTGAGTAATATATGACATCAGTTCACAACACTATAAATGAAGTATCCATAAACATATTCTGAAAATTATGCTGTTTGATAagtgatatatactgatatacatgtCATTAAAAATCCCCAAACCGAATTCCTGCGTGCTGTATATGGGATTCCGCATAAGTATATCTGCCAGTTTCTTCTTGTTCTTGTTTGCACCCAGACAACTTCGTCAAAATGTTAAACGTCAACGACGTCTGATTTATATTTGGGAAAGTATACGATGTgtgtgtgggggagggggggggggggggttccagTGGTCAGATACACTTTATAATTCGACAGTGCAATTAATGTATTGCCTTCAAATAAGTTGGTGATATTGAAGAATACTATATTGGCCTGGTTTCTATATCAATATAGTTCATAAACTTAATGCCGTTAGCCGCCTTGACTGACTTATGTAAGTGCGATATGTTATTGCCCGCCTAACGTCACACACCGCCGCGATGTAAATAAACATGAAATAGTAGGCCTAAGTTAAACCATGCAAACAGGATGCAATGATTGGTTTCAGAAATGGCAAAACTTTAAGTATTGTATTAATTGACAATATAATGACAGAGCTCACCTTTTCACAACACAAAACTGAGTTTAGCAGATCGTAAATGCTGACATATCATTCACGGTTAAATTAAGAAGGGCGAACTTGGCGCGGTTGCCGGAATAATCTATTTTGATTGGACGATATAAATAAAAGCGTGAACTCTAATCAGAACCGGAAGATTCGGGACGGACGGGCTGTTCCGGATTTACTTATATTCTTCGCCCACTTTGGAGCCAAGGATCAAATGaaattgataattgataaccatcatcatcatcatcatcatgatctTTCTTTTCCATAAATTGATAATAAGCATTCCATTTTACTTTTTctctacataattatatttacaactataccactaaaattattaatattttgaaatgaaatcatCATCATTCTTCATTCCTCAAAAAtgagagtacatgtatataataatagtaTTTAGAAagaaattatgttgttttggtAGTCGTAACTACA comes from Pecten maximus unplaced genomic scaffold, xPecMax1.1, whole genome shotgun sequence and encodes:
- the LOC117318399 gene encoding N-acetyltransferase ESCO2-like — its product is MVTLSMATRTRKRRWQSSPDKKSARASLNFCQLENTPPRKRRATAIDDSPSITDETSDNESEPTEESFTTKSFYGGRQKKNFPNSPGRRKAAQKVRSKLSEDNSVSEDDVMTFKSSNEDSSPHSDVSMAVLRTRKTSNTNGKIFQKTQAKTTTVKSLAVNETSNTCNTPQNGRKFFKHKSPASASKVVGSSVIIRKGFNLKFVPSRNSKSAGLMKKKKSKKLVKESKISKSVEGKLSETSINIDTPTTDSACHSTMSEVSTAEPECLTSVQPEQFGASEDLFPDSSDVCSDVTKDNDNSASNCSSLASSMTDLTSVVSGPSLRNRGKDPVTGKTFFPIFNSSQNSPRSSPLLSRSKSNLRSSPRVSPRHRLRPDKDTQEQMILDAGQKKFGAIQCDVCSMVYTPGDPTDDTTHNKFHQSLLTALRFPGWKKERVVQEYPDLGSRIIMVLHDDPKYAIKKVDDINKIMGQELGFPEASLAFKYGYKVFLYISDDKAIEGCCVAEQVSQGYAVIGDSQSSQTSQPGHRPWCCQSEPQPALVGISRIWVHCQQRHKGIGSKLLDCVRQWFEYGVFIEKKQMAFSDPTPDGKQLATKYTGTPNFLVYKYG